A single window of Microplitis demolitor isolate Queensland-Clemson2020A chromosome 7, iyMicDemo2.1a, whole genome shotgun sequence DNA harbors:
- the LOC103574393 gene encoding uncharacterized protein LOC103574393: MSRSINRSRIADIPHTVNFASRADLVVPEDLKHTHGGELFLMHDSGGDKKRFLIFTTQRNLIYLSTCEQWLADGTFRSVPGIFLQLYSIHGLKNGKTLPLIYILAPNKTQRLYESVLEIIRAALPNYKPVRMMNDFEDAFMIAFKIKYSGVLLSGCFYHFSQCVWRHIQSCGLQKLYNTDITFAVNLRLLTALAFVPTADVVKCYELIVATDFYETHEDELDEFLLYFQGNWIGKPRHNKKKREKPRFEISVWNCYNAVVNDWLRTNNPTEGWHNRLNRGVSVHHATVGVFFNALRDEQVHTELCMTQINTGINVNNRRKEYRDYDERLKRVVLNYDSSDMLGYVKNVAKIISFN, translated from the coding sequence ATGTCACGTTCAATTAATCGGAGTCGGATCGCTGATATTCCACATACTGTTAATTTTGCATCACGTGCTGATCTAGTGGTGCCTGAGGATTTGAAGCACACTCATGGTGGCgaactttttttaatgcacGATAGCGGTGGTGATAAAAAACGTTTCTTAATATTTACCACTCAAAGAAATCTGATTTATTTGTCGACATGTGAACAGTGGTTGGCAGACGGAACTTTTCGTAGTGTGCCTggtatatttttacaattgtaTTCCATTCATGGATTGAAGAACGGTAAAACATTgcctttaatttatatattggcTCCGAATAAAACTCAACGTTTATATGAAAGCGTACTGGAAATAATTCGTGCTGCCTTACCGAATTATAAACCTGTTCGAATGATGAATGATTTTGAGGATGCATTTATGAttgcttttaaaattaaatattcaggCGTATTATTATCAGGGTGTTTTTATCACTTTTCTCAGTGTGTATGGCGTCACATACAATCGTGTGGATTACAGAAACTCTACAATACGGATATTACCTTTGCTGTTAATTTGAGGCTTTTGACTGCGTTAGCTTTTGTACCAACGGCAGATGTTGTTAAGTGCTATGAATTAATTGTTGCAACGGATTTTTATGAAACACATGAGGATGAACTTGATGAATTTTTGCTGTACTTTCAAGGCAATTGGATCGGCAAACCACGccacaacaaaaaaaaacgagagAAGCCTCGATTTGAGATATCAGTATGGAATTGTTACAATGCTGTTGTTAATGATTGGCTTCGGACCAACAATCCTACAGAGGGGTGGCATAATCGATTGAATCGTGGTGTTTCTGTACACCATGCTACTGTtggtgttttttttaatgcctTGCGAGACGAGCAAGTGCATACGGAGCTTTGTATGACGCAAATTAATACCGGTATTAATGTTAACAATCGTCGTAAAGAGTATCGTGATTACGATGAGCGTTTAAAACGCGTTGTTCTTAATTACGATTCATCTGATATGTTGGGTTATGTAAAGAATgtagcaaaaataatttctttcaattag